The genomic segment TTGGTCCAAAAAGGTGCGCAGGTCGATCCGCGTGCGGCGGGCACAGAACGCGCGGTCCACGAGGCCGCAATCCCGGGCCTCGCGGCCGGACAGCGTCCGCCCGGATTCGACAAACGCGGCGGCGCGGCGGCCGATCCGCCCCCGGAGCCGCGTCCCCCCGCCGAAGCAGGTGAAGCGGTCCGGGAACCCCAGGAGCGTGAGCGGCGTCGCCACGCACAAGCGGTGATCGCACGCGAGCGCGAGTTCGAGGCCGGCGCCGAGGCACGGGCCGTCGATGAACGCGATCGTGGTGAACGGGAGCGACGCGAGTCGGGCGCAGGTGCGCTGCCCGCGTGCGGCCAGCGCGGAGCGGTCCGCGACCTCCGCCACGGACGGGTGCAACCCGGCGCAGAAGCCGGCCGGCTTGGCGGACCGGACCACGAGTGCGTGGAGAAACGGGTTCGGCTCGATCGCCGCGAGAGCGGCGTCGAGTTCGTTGAGGCGCGCGCCGTCCAGTGCGTTCACCGGTGACCCGGGGAACGCCAGCCAGAGCGACGCGACGCCGTACTCGGCCGTGACGCGCACATGTGCGGACTCGAACAGCATGTCGAAATGTTCGCGGGTCGCGGGCGCGAAATCAACCCGAACTGGAGAACCGGAGACCCGAAGGCGAAGAGGTGGGGGTGGCGGCCAATGCGGCGGAACCCGGGGGTGTACGTCCGGGGCCGGGTTCGGCACGCCGGCCATGCCACGATTATCCTCCACGGGTGGCACCGGGTGGTGATGAACACCGAGGGCCAGTCCCGGGCGATGCGGAACGTCGCCTTCCTCGATTGACCGGCACAGGATTCGTTTGACACCGACTGCCACTGGCCCCGGCGGGTCGTCTCGTTTCATTGCGGCCCACCCGGGACACCGGCGCTCCGCGTTCGCTTGCGGGTACGGGCAACCATGCCGGCCCGCCCTGGCGGACAGGTTCGTCACGAAACCAATTCGTTGCATCCGTGCGGCGGTCCGGTACGATGGGGCCGTTTCACTGCCTCGTCCTCCACCGGACCGCGTTCATGCCGCACAGTCACCCCACCCGCCGCGACTTCATCCGCGCCACGGCCGCCACCGCGGCCGGCCTCGCCGCTTCACAAACCGCATCCGCGGGATCGCGTCCCCCACTCGCCCTGGGCACCGCGAAGAGTTGCATCTTCATCAACATGGTCGGCGGCCCGGCGCACCTCGATACATTTGATCCGAAGCCCGACGCGCCCTCCGATGTGCGCGGCCCGTTCCGGCCGATCCGCACCGCGACGCCCGGCGTTCACCTCAGCGAACTGTTCCCGAAGCTCGCGAAGTTGACGGACAGGTTCAGCCTGATCCGCTCGATGCACCACACCGCCCCGCCGGTCCACGAGTGCGGGTTCCAACTCCTGAACACCGGGCGCCTCTTCCGCGACGGCCCCGAATGGCCGAGTATGGGGTGCGTGGTGTCGTTCCTTAACGGCGACACAAAAGCAACGGCGTTTCCGCCACGACATTTCGTCTCCCCGGTGCCAGAGGTTAATACCGGAATTCAGGCCAGCCACGGCTTTGGTCCGGGATTCCTCGGTGAGCGAGTCCCCTTCTTTTATGGCGGTGTCGGCTGCGCGGATGAGTGGATGTACCGTTGGATGGAGGAGCGCAACGAGGTCAACCCTCAATACGGGCCAACCGCGTTCGGCCAGAACTGCGCGGGATGTCCCGAAGGTATCACTGCGCTTGCTGGGCGGTTCATCACGATCAACCAATTCTCGACCGTCTTCGATTCCCCGTCCTGGGACTGTCACGCGGCCGGCGGCTCGCTCCGCACCGACCTGAGTGACATCCGCAACATCGTGGCACCGGGCTTCGACACCGCGTTCTCCGCCCTCCTCACCGACCTCGAAGCGCGCGGCCAGCTCGAATCGACGCTGGTGGTCGCGACGGGCGAGTTCGGCCGCACGCCGAAACTCAACTCCAACGGCGGCCGCGATCACTGGGCCGGGTGCTGGACGGCCCTCGTCGCGGGCGGCGGCGTGAAGGGGGGCCGCGTCATCGGCCGCTCCGATCGCACCGGCAGCGAACCCGCCGACCGGCCCGTGACCCCGCAGGAACTCGTCGCGAGCATCT from the Frigoriglobus tundricola genome contains:
- a CDS encoding DUF1501 domain-containing protein, which translates into the protein MGPFHCLVLHRTAFMPHSHPTRRDFIRATAATAAGLAASQTASAGSRPPLALGTAKSCIFINMVGGPAHLDTFDPKPDAPSDVRGPFRPIRTATPGVHLSELFPKLAKLTDRFSLIRSMHHTAPPVHECGFQLLNTGRLFRDGPEWPSMGCVVSFLNGDTKATAFPPRHFVSPVPEVNTGIQASHGFGPGFLGERVPFFYGGVGCADEWMYRWMEERNEVNPQYGPTAFGQNCAGCPEGITALAGRFITINQFSTVFDSPSWDCHAAGGSLRTDLSDIRNIVAPGFDTAFSALLTDLEARGQLESTLVVATGEFGRTPKLNSNGGRDHWAGCWTALVAGGGVKGGRVIGRSDRTGSEPADRPVTPQELVASIFHALGVAPDATIPGPDGAPVAVYPGAPVAELF
- a CDS encoding enoyl-CoA hydratase/isomerase family protein, producing the protein MLFESAHVRVTAEYGVASLWLAFPGSPVNALDGARLNELDAALAAIEPNPFLHALVVRSAKPAGFCAGLHPSVAEVADRSALAARGQRTCARLASLPFTTIAFIDGPCLGAGLELALACDHRLCVATPLTLLGFPDRFTCFGGGTRLRGRIGRRAAAFVESGRTLSGREARDCGLVDRAFCARRTRIDLRTFLDQLERSRRVPDRARDETGSAHERRAFVRADLSGLGRPVAGPTDTGVLLARGFITPLEAEPMRARASAAEPVAAPADPLEPALRRVA